Proteins from one Triticum aestivum cultivar Chinese Spring chromosome 7A, IWGSC CS RefSeq v2.1, whole genome shotgun sequence genomic window:
- the LOC123153629 gene encoding uncharacterized protein, with protein MRTSGTIQWLTSHPRATWTLRARFRRESPALNDARCGDLRPGDQLCLACDIYGDADELKYYTLSLRHNRHRPNMQVEKAAHGTVDGVERCACRFTVRWTEGPRCRCQDKVGVEVVCFVQESPIQDPVLTEFLDGVRNRFGEDQGGATVASQQAVPTRTPSGSRRSSTSKYFVGIKFALGEHSHLDGFKCFKEVLDKDNRWRKSYARHNRREITSICMPYCNPRAISYYREKEYFFP; from the exons ATGCGGACGAGTGGTACGATCCAGTGGCTGACCTCGCATCCCCGGGCGACGTGGACGCTCCGCGCCAGGTTCCGCCGGGAAAGCCCGGCCCTCAACGACGCCCGCTGCGGAGACCTCCGCCCGGGCGACCAGCTCTGCCTCGCCTGCGATATCTACGGCGACGCCGACGAGCTCAAGTACTACACGCTGTCCTTGAGACA TAATAGGCACAGACCAAATATGCAGGTGGAGAAGGCAGCGCACGGCACCGTGGATGGCGTGGAGCGGTGCGCATGCCGTTTCACCGTGCGCTGGACGGAGGGGCCGCGCTGCCGTTGCCAGGACAAGGTGGGCGTCGAGGTGGTCTGCTTCGTGCAGGAGTCACCGATCCAAGATCCGGTGTTGACCGAGTTCCTGGATGGTGTGAGAAACAGGTTCGGCGAGGACCAAGGGGGGGCGACGGTAGCGTCTCAACAGGCAGTCCCGACCCGGACACCATCAGGCAGCCGACG CTCAAGCACGAGCAAGTATTTTGTTGGGATCAAGTTTGCATTGGGTGAGCATTCACACTTGGACGGTTTTAAGTGTTTCAAAGAGGTATTAGACAAAGATAATCGGTGGAGAAAGTCATATGCTAGACACAATCGGCGTGAAATCACTAGCATATGTATGCCCTATTGCAACCCACGGGCAATTTCCTACTACAGAGAAAAGG AATACTTTTTTCCTTGA